From Candidatus Deferrimicrobiaceae bacterium, a single genomic window includes:
- the rapZ gene encoding RNase adapter RapZ yields MTAPPRFRRARIVVVTGLSGSGKSTATKVFEDIGYFCVDNLPPVLLPKIVDLVSEARTDVVRIALVADVRGREFLHDFARVIEQLRQGQHDVHVLFLDAGDDVLLLRYSETRRRHPLAARGGAKEAIRREREMLSPLREMADTVLNTSQYTVHQLRDTIVRRFRGKGGPTLQVGVVSFGYKYGIPLEADMVIDVRFLPNPNFVPKLKPLTGLDRKVRDYVMKNRSTRTFFGKLTSFLQFLLPLYKKEGKAYFTLGVGCTGGRHRSVVVAEAVKRSLPKPVAPIVVHRDIHRSSPPGRSVR; encoded by the coding sequence ATGACGGCGCCCCCGAGGTTTCGTCGCGCCCGCATCGTCGTCGTGACCGGCCTTTCGGGGTCGGGAAAGAGCACAGCGACGAAGGTGTTCGAGGACATCGGCTACTTCTGCGTCGACAACCTCCCGCCGGTGCTCCTTCCGAAAATCGTGGACCTGGTCTCCGAAGCGCGGACCGACGTGGTCCGCATCGCGCTCGTGGCCGACGTGCGGGGGAGGGAATTCCTGCACGATTTCGCGCGGGTCATCGAACAGCTCCGGCAGGGGCAGCACGATGTCCACGTCCTGTTCCTCGACGCGGGGGACGACGTCCTCCTTCTCCGGTACAGCGAGACGAGGAGGAGACACCCGCTTGCGGCCCGGGGCGGAGCGAAGGAGGCGATCCGCAGGGAGCGGGAGATGCTCTCCCCCCTCCGGGAGATGGCCGACACGGTTCTCAACACCTCCCAGTACACCGTCCACCAGTTGCGGGACACCATCGTCCGGAGATTCCGCGGGAAGGGGGGACCGACCCTTCAGGTGGGCGTCGTCTCCTTCGGATACAAGTACGGCATTCCCCTCGAAGCGGACATGGTGATCGACGTCCGGTTTCTTCCCAACCCCAATTTCGTCCCGAAGCTGAAACCTTTGACCGGCCTGGACCGGAAGGTGCGCGATTACGTCATGAAGAACCGGTCGACGCGGACGTTTTTCGGAAAGCTGACCTCGTTCTTGCAATTCCTTCTCCCCCTTTATAAAAAGGAAGGGAAGGCCTATTTCACGCTGGGCGTGGGATGTACGGGAGGGAGGCACCGTTCGGTGGTGGTGGCCGAGGCGGTGAAGCGCTCTCTTCCCAAGCCGGTGGCCCCCATCGTGGTCCATCGCGACATCCACAGGTCATCCCCTCCCGGCAGGAGCGTCCGATGA
- a CDS encoding PTS sugar transporter subunit IIA: MIGIVLVSHGQLASELLRAAEIIVGKIENTVTVDVHPKMGMEEIHTAVEAAIRTVDAGKGVLLFIDMFGGTPSNIGLSFLATHNVEVVTGVNLPMMVKLPMVRPTMSLSELAKFLRDYGQRNITIPGDMLKKKAEK, encoded by the coding sequence ATGATCGGCATCGTACTGGTTTCCCATGGCCAGCTGGCTTCCGAGCTTCTGCGCGCCGCGGAAATCATCGTCGGGAAGATCGAGAACACGGTGACGGTCGACGTCCACCCGAAGATGGGGATGGAGGAGATCCACACGGCGGTGGAGGCGGCGATCCGGACCGTCGACGCGGGGAAGGGAGTCCTCCTTTTCATCGACATGTTCGGAGGGACTCCCTCCAACATCGGTCTGTCCTTCCTCGCCACCCACAACGTGGAGGTGGTGACGGGGGTGAACCTTCCGATGATGGTGAAGCTTCCGATGGTGCGGCCGACGATGTCCCTCTCCGAGTTGGCCAAGTTTCTCCGGGACTACGGCCAGCGGAACATCACGATCCCGGGCGACATGCTCAAGAAGAAGGCGGAAAAATAA
- a CDS encoding PTS sugar transporter subunit IIB, giving the protein MSLVLVRVDCRLIHGQVVETWIPHTGANCLLVANDELAGNPFLRSVMEMAVPQDIHVVFCRVDEVGRPLAEIDRLGEKAILLCATSRDALAIFQCGVRFSTLNIGNLHYAAGKVEIAPSVFFSREDFDTVHCFSHLGVAVTVRSTPFEAGTLFDPEG; this is encoded by the coding sequence ATGTCCCTCGTCCTGGTGCGGGTTGACTGCCGGCTGATCCACGGCCAGGTGGTGGAGACCTGGATTCCCCACACGGGGGCCAACTGCCTCCTCGTGGCCAACGACGAACTCGCGGGCAACCCGTTCTTGCGGTCGGTCATGGAGATGGCCGTGCCGCAGGACATCCACGTCGTCTTCTGCCGGGTGGACGAGGTCGGACGCCCCCTCGCCGAGATCGACCGCCTGGGGGAAAAGGCGATCCTCCTCTGTGCGACCTCCCGCGACGCCCTGGCCATTTTTCAATGCGGGGTCCGCTTCTCCACGCTGAACATCGGCAACCTCCATTACGCGGCGGGGAAGGTGGAGATCGCCCCCTCGGTCTTTTTTTCCCGGGAAGACTTCGATACCGTTCACTGCTTCTCCCACCTCGGCGTGGCCGTAACCGTCCGTTCCACGCCGTTCGAAGCCGGCACCTTGTTCGATCCCGAGGGGTGA
- a CDS encoding PTS sugar transporter subunit IIC: MVGSFLLAAALGGVCYLDRTAAFQMMLHRPLVVASIMGAIFGNFAAGAQVGAVLELLYIARLPVGASVPPDDTGAAVFGGAAAAAASSSIGLDMGSFASILLLSVPCAEFGKYADRFVRRINGRIAHLTVEQVERGDTLAVEHALMAGAILFAVFGMALTLLFSGLGISAARFLLPRFGPESHLQFAALLPALPLLGAASVFSCSRTDRTAPVFYLTMGCVFAVTFFFRWVV; encoded by the coding sequence ATGGTGGGGAGTTTCCTGCTCGCCGCCGCTCTCGGGGGGGTCTGCTATCTCGACCGGACCGCCGCGTTCCAGATGATGCTGCACAGGCCCCTCGTGGTGGCCTCGATCATGGGGGCGATCTTCGGAAACTTCGCCGCGGGGGCCCAGGTGGGGGCGGTACTGGAACTCCTCTACATCGCGCGCCTTCCCGTCGGGGCGTCCGTTCCCCCCGATGACACGGGGGCCGCGGTGTTCGGGGGGGCGGCCGCGGCCGCGGCTTCCTCCTCGATCGGGCTCGATATGGGGAGTTTTGCCTCGATCCTCCTCCTGTCGGTGCCGTGCGCGGAGTTCGGAAAGTACGCGGACCGCTTTGTGCGGCGGATCAACGGAAGGATCGCCCACCTGACCGTCGAGCAGGTGGAGAGAGGGGACACCCTGGCGGTGGAGCACGCCCTGATGGCCGGCGCCATTCTCTTCGCCGTCTTCGGGATGGCGCTCACGCTTCTTTTCTCCGGTCTCGGCATCTCCGCGGCGCGGTTCCTCCTCCCCCGGTTCGGCCCGGAAAGCCACCTTCAGTTCGCCGCCCTGCTGCCCGCGCTTCCTCTCCTCGGGGCCGCGTCGGTCTTCTCCTGCAGCAGAACGGACCGGACTGCGCCCGTCTTTTATTTGACGATGGGGTGCGTCTTCGCCGTGACGTTCTTTTTCCGGTGGGTGGTCTGA
- a CDS encoding PTS system mannose/fructose/sorbose family transporter subunit IID, producing MRRKVWFRQFLLQGCWNYEGMQNVGFAYSILPALRDRYGGRPEELSRALKRHLEFFNTHPAMAAVILGAVIRLEERVAAGEEDPRAVGTFKVGLMGSLGAIGDSYFWGALKPMASVAGAILAFVHPLLGIATLLLLYNSSHLVLRFRGYTAGIGGEEGAVRFLKSAGFTARTEDRKMIAAILGGAYAGVVGSHAALLFGGAWLELGVFLVAALTVHLFTVFFRKAVSPSEVLLLLLLIGTLILWQ from the coding sequence GTGCGCAGAAAGGTCTGGTTCCGGCAGTTTCTCCTGCAGGGCTGCTGGAACTATGAAGGGATGCAGAACGTGGGATTCGCCTACAGCATCCTGCCCGCGCTCCGCGATCGATACGGGGGCCGTCCGGAAGAGCTCTCCCGGGCGCTCAAGCGCCACCTCGAGTTCTTCAACACCCATCCGGCGATGGCGGCGGTGATCCTGGGGGCGGTGATCCGGCTCGAGGAGCGCGTCGCGGCGGGGGAGGAGGATCCACGGGCGGTCGGCACGTTCAAGGTGGGGCTGATGGGTTCCCTCGGGGCGATCGGGGACTCGTACTTCTGGGGGGCCCTGAAGCCGATGGCGTCCGTCGCGGGGGCGATCCTGGCGTTCGTCCACCCCCTCCTGGGGATTGCGACGCTGTTGCTTCTCTACAACAGCTCCCACCTCGTACTCCGTTTCCGGGGGTACACCGCGGGGATCGGAGGGGAGGAGGGCGCGGTCCGGTTCCTCAAGTCCGCGGGGTTCACCGCGAGGACGGAGGACCGGAAGATGATCGCCGCCATTCTGGGAGGGGCCTATGCGGGGGTGGTGGGCAGCCACGCGGCGCTTCTCTTCGGCGGGGCGTGGCTGGAGTTGGGGGTTTTCCTGGTCGCCGCGCTGACCGTCCACCTGTTCACGGTCTTTTTCCGGAAGGCGGTGTCGCCTTCGGAAGTGCTTCTCCTGCTTCTCCTCATCGGGACGCTGATTCTCTGGCAATGA
- a CDS encoding HPr family phosphocarrier protein — protein MKASDDKSVGREGEPGKRECRFEIVNRLGLHARAAAKLVRLANGFSSEIRLSREGVEVNGKSIMGVLMLAAHRQSHVLVSAEGPDAREAVEAIGVLIAGKFEEEE, from the coding sequence ATGAAGGCGTCGGACGACAAATCGGTCGGTAGGGAAGGGGAACCCGGAAAGAGGGAGTGCCGGTTCGAGATCGTGAACCGGCTGGGGCTGCACGCCCGCGCCGCGGCGAAGCTCGTCCGCCTCGCCAACGGCTTTTCCTCGGAAATCCGCCTGTCCCGGGAAGGGGTGGAGGTGAACGGCAAGAGCATCATGGGCGTCCTGATGCTCGCGGCCCACCGGCAGTCCCATGTCTTGGTGTCCGCCGAGGGGCCGGACGCCCGGGAGGCCGTGGAGGCGATCGGTGTGTTGATCGCGGGGAAATTCGAGGAGGAGGAGTAG
- the ptsP gene encoding phosphoenolpyruvate--protein phosphotransferase, translated as MPESARPKMKVLRGIPASPGVAIGKAFFLNRALPRSVHSTVPKETIEEEIGSFLRAVARSKEQIHAIRDGVKDHAADHYQILSVHLALLEDSMLVDQTVRLIRENQFKADWAFNKVLQNLLETFHRIEDQYLRERGHDLRQIGHRVLENLAGRPVETVASIRDPVIVIAHDLSPADTAQILKSPVLGFATDVGSKTSHTAITARSLGIPAVVGLERVTSEFVENEEVIIDGEEGALILRPTPEVVREYTEKKKAYSLRIRDLAKFARLPAVTRDGKTLRLLANIEFPEEAEVALRSGADGVGLYRTEFLYLNRKDLPSEEEHFQTYRRVIEKFGRHPVTVRTIDLGGDKFASQIELAEEMNPAMGLRAIRFCLRERDIFKQQIRAILRASSYGKVQMMFPMISGVGELRAALAVVEEARSELKKRRISFDRQMPVGIMVEIPAAAIVADQLAREVNFFSIGTNDLIQYALAIDRVNEHVSYLYEPLHPAILRLIRRIVDAGHDAGIPVAMCGEMAGEPLYTYVLLGLGLDEMSMNATSIPRVKRILRKSAAFEAREFAEGLLAHATAADIAGILVKKLEDLFPEERF; from the coding sequence ATGCCCGAGAGCGCGCGTCCGAAGATGAAGGTGCTCCGCGGGATTCCGGCCTCCCCCGGAGTGGCCATCGGGAAGGCGTTCTTCCTCAACCGTGCGCTTCCGCGATCCGTCCATTCGACCGTGCCCAAGGAGACGATCGAGGAGGAGATCGGCTCGTTTCTCCGCGCGGTGGCCCGCTCCAAGGAGCAGATCCACGCGATCCGGGACGGCGTCAAGGATCACGCAGCGGACCATTACCAGATCCTCTCCGTCCATCTGGCTCTCCTCGAGGACTCGATGCTGGTCGACCAGACGGTCCGCCTCATCCGGGAGAACCAGTTCAAGGCGGACTGGGCGTTCAACAAGGTGCTCCAGAACCTTCTGGAGACGTTTCACCGGATCGAAGACCAATATCTCCGGGAGCGGGGGCACGATCTCCGGCAGATCGGACACCGGGTGCTCGAGAATCTGGCGGGGCGCCCCGTGGAAACGGTGGCGTCCATCCGGGACCCGGTGATCGTGATCGCGCACGACCTCTCGCCGGCCGACACGGCGCAGATATTGAAAAGCCCCGTCCTGGGGTTCGCGACCGACGTGGGAAGCAAGACCTCGCACACCGCGATCACCGCTCGCTCCCTCGGCATTCCCGCCGTGGTCGGGCTGGAGCGCGTGACGAGCGAATTCGTCGAGAACGAAGAGGTCATCATCGACGGGGAGGAGGGAGCCCTGATCCTTCGGCCCACCCCCGAGGTGGTGCGCGAATACACGGAGAAGAAGAAGGCCTACAGCCTCCGCATCCGGGACCTCGCCAAGTTCGCCCGCCTCCCCGCCGTCACGCGGGACGGAAAGACGCTCAGACTCCTGGCGAACATCGAGTTCCCCGAGGAGGCCGAGGTGGCCCTCCGGAGCGGCGCGGACGGGGTGGGCCTGTACCGGACCGAATTTCTGTACCTCAACCGGAAGGATCTCCCCTCGGAGGAGGAGCATTTCCAGACGTACCGCCGCGTCATCGAGAAGTTCGGGCGCCACCCCGTGACCGTCCGCACCATCGACCTGGGAGGGGACAAGTTCGCGTCGCAGATCGAGCTGGCCGAGGAGATGAACCCCGCGATGGGGCTTCGGGCGATCCGGTTCTGCCTTCGGGAGCGCGACATCTTCAAGCAGCAGATCCGGGCCATCCTGCGCGCCTCCTCCTACGGAAAGGTCCAGATGATGTTCCCCATGATCTCCGGGGTCGGGGAGCTGCGTGCCGCACTCGCGGTCGTCGAGGAGGCCCGGTCGGAGCTGAAGAAGAGGCGAATCTCGTTCGACCGCCAGATGCCGGTGGGGATCATGGTGGAGATCCCGGCGGCGGCGATCGTCGCGGACCAGCTGGCGAGGGAGGTGAATTTCTTCAGCATCGGGACGAACGACCTCATCCAGTACGCCCTCGCCATCGACCGGGTGAACGAACACGTCTCGTACCTCTACGAACCGCTGCACCCGGCGATCCTTCGGCTGATCCGTCGGATCGTCGACGCGGGGCATGACGCCGGCATCCCGGTGGCCATGTGCGGGGAGATGGCCGGCGAGCCCCTCTACACCTACGTCCTTCTCGGTCTGGGGTTGGACGAGATGAGCATGAACGCGACGTCCATCCCGCGCGTGAAGCGGATCCTCCGGAAGTCGGCCGCTTTCGAGGCGCGGGAATTCGCGGAGGGGCTCCTCGCTCACGCCACCGCGGCCGACATCGCCGGGATCCTGGTGAAGAAGCTGGAAGACCTATTTCCGGAAGAACGGTTCTGA
- the metK gene encoding methionine adenosyltransferase: MRDFLFTSESVTGGHPDKVADQISDAVLDEILRKDPRGRVACETMVTTGLVMVAGEITTTALLDIPALVRQTIAAIGYTENMKGFDASNCAVVMAVDRQSPDIARGVDRKTADRQGAGDQGIMFGFACRETKELMPMPIAFAHRICGRLTEAREKRVLPWLRPDGKSQVTVRYAGGVPREVTAVVCSAQHAEDVKRKALEEGIIEEVIRKSIPADLLSPKVKFYINPTGRFVVGGPHGDTGLTGRKIIVDTYGGYSRHGGGAFSGKDPSKVDRSASYMARYVAKNIVAAGLAGACELQLAYAIGVAEPVSVMMETFSTARVPPEKIERAVRETFDLRPARIIQELDLLRPIYRKTAALGHFGRELPEFTWEKTDRTSVLRKAAGR; the protein is encoded by the coding sequence ATGAGAGATTTTCTGTTCACCTCGGAATCCGTGACGGGGGGCCACCCCGACAAGGTCGCGGACCAGATTTCCGACGCGGTTCTCGACGAGATTCTCCGGAAGGACCCGCGGGGGAGGGTCGCCTGCGAGACGATGGTGACGACCGGCCTCGTCATGGTGGCCGGGGAGATCACCACGACCGCCCTGCTCGACATCCCCGCCCTCGTTCGCCAGACGATCGCGGCCATCGGGTACACGGAGAACATGAAGGGATTCGACGCGAGCAACTGCGCCGTCGTGATGGCGGTCGACCGCCAGTCCCCCGACATCGCCCGGGGCGTCGACCGGAAGACGGCCGACCGACAGGGGGCCGGCGACCAGGGAATCATGTTCGGGTTCGCCTGCAGGGAGACGAAAGAGTTGATGCCGATGCCGATCGCGTTCGCCCACCGGATATGCGGCCGGCTGACCGAAGCGAGGGAGAAGCGGGTGCTGCCGTGGCTTCGGCCGGACGGGAAGAGCCAGGTGACCGTGCGGTACGCGGGGGGCGTGCCGCGCGAGGTGACCGCCGTCGTCTGCTCGGCGCAACACGCGGAGGATGTGAAGAGGAAAGCGCTCGAGGAGGGGATCATCGAGGAGGTCATCCGGAAGAGCATCCCGGCGGACTTGCTGTCCCCCAAGGTGAAGTTCTACATCAACCCCACCGGAAGGTTTGTCGTCGGCGGGCCCCACGGCGACACGGGTCTGACGGGGCGGAAGATCATCGTCGACACCTACGGGGGGTACAGCCGGCATGGCGGCGGGGCGTTCTCCGGGAAAGATCCCTCCAAGGTCGACCGGAGCGCCTCCTATATGGCCCGCTATGTGGCGAAGAACATCGTCGCCGCGGGGCTGGCGGGGGCGTGCGAACTCCAGCTCGCCTATGCCATCGGCGTGGCGGAGCCGGTGTCCGTCATGATGGAGACCTTCTCCACGGCCAGGGTGCCGCCGGAGAAGATCGAGCGGGCGGTGCGCGAAACCTTCGATCTGCGGCCCGCCAGGATCATCCAGGAACTCGACCTCCTCCGGCCGATCTACCGGAAGACCGCGGCCCTGGGCCACTTCGGCAGGGAGCTTCCGGAGTTCACCTGGGAGAAGACCGACAGGACGAGCGTACTGCGCAAGGCCGCGGGCCGCTGA
- the ahcY gene encoding adenosylhomocysteinase — protein sequence MARGKKFDVKDVRLARAGRDRIEWAKKEMPVLRSIGERFTKEKPLKGTRISACLHVTTETAALMQVLAAGGAKVALCASNPLSTQDDAAAALVANDGISVYAIKGENRRTYYNHILQALSVAPHLTMDDGADLVSVIHTKRKEYLENVAGGTEETTTGVIRLRAMAEKGVLRYPIVAVNEAKTKHFFDNRYGTGQSTIDGILRATNRLLAGSCFVVAGYGWCGRGLAMRARGMGARVLVTEVDPLPALEAVMDGFEVAPMSEAAAWGDIFCTLTGNIHVLRGEHFRKMKDGAIVCNSGHFNVEIDIPALAGMSRTVRTVRPFVEEYRLRDGKAIHVLAEGRLINLAAAEGHPATVMDMSFANQALGVEYLVERRETLESKVYPIPKEIDQEIARLKLAAINARIDRLTPEQKKYLASWEMGT from the coding sequence ATGGCCCGCGGAAAGAAATTCGACGTCAAGGACGTGCGTCTCGCGCGGGCGGGGCGCGACCGCATCGAGTGGGCGAAAAAGGAGATGCCGGTGCTCCGCTCCATCGGGGAGCGGTTCACGAAGGAAAAGCCCCTCAAGGGGACACGGATCTCCGCCTGCCTTCATGTGACCACCGAGACGGCGGCGCTCATGCAGGTGCTCGCGGCGGGCGGCGCGAAGGTCGCGCTGTGCGCCTCCAACCCCCTCTCGACGCAGGACGATGCCGCCGCCGCGCTCGTGGCGAACGACGGCATATCCGTCTACGCGATCAAGGGCGAGAACCGGAGGACCTATTACAACCACATTCTCCAGGCGTTGTCGGTTGCGCCCCACCTGACGATGGACGACGGGGCCGACCTGGTCTCCGTGATCCACACGAAACGCAAGGAATATCTGGAAAACGTGGCGGGGGGCACCGAGGAGACGACGACCGGCGTCATCCGGCTGCGCGCCATGGCGGAGAAGGGGGTGCTGCGCTATCCCATCGTAGCGGTCAACGAAGCGAAAACCAAACACTTTTTCGATAACCGGTACGGAACGGGGCAGTCCACGATCGACGGGATCCTCCGCGCGACCAACCGGCTGCTGGCCGGCTCCTGCTTCGTGGTGGCGGGGTACGGATGGTGCGGGCGCGGGCTGGCGATGCGCGCCCGCGGAATGGGGGCCCGTGTCCTCGTCACCGAGGTGGACCCCCTCCCGGCGCTCGAGGCGGTCATGGACGGCTTCGAGGTGGCCCCGATGAGCGAGGCGGCCGCCTGGGGCGACATCTTCTGCACCCTCACGGGGAATATCCATGTGCTTCGGGGGGAGCACTTCCGGAAAATGAAGGACGGGGCAATCGTTTGCAATTCCGGACACTTCAACGTTGAGATCGACATCCCCGCCCTGGCGGGGATGTCCCGTACGGTCCGCACCGTCCGCCCCTTCGTCGAGGAATACCGGTTGCGGGACGGAAAGGCGATTCACGTTCTGGCCGAGGGGCGGCTCATCAACCTGGCAGCGGCGGAAGGTCATCCCGCGACCGTCATGGACATGAGCTTCGCCAACCAGGCGCTCGGCGTGGAATATCTGGTCGAGAGGCGGGAGACCCTCGAGAGCAAGGTCTACCCGATACCCAAGGAGATCGACCAAGAGATCGCGAGGCTGAAGCTCGCGGCCATCAACGCCCGGATCGACCGCCTCACCCCGGAACAGAAAAAGTACCTCGCATCGTGGGAGATGGGGACCTAA